In Palleronia sp. LCG004, a single window of DNA contains:
- the hemE gene encoding uroporphyrinogen decarboxylase, with product MAEKLLMRALKGETLDVPPAWMMRQAGRYLPEYKATRAQAGDFLSLCYTPELAAEVTLQPIRRFGFDAAILFADILLVPQALGADLWFVTGEGPRLSTLTDRAGIDALKPADTVHETLNPIYETVRILSRELPEDVALIGFAGAPWTVATYMVAGRGTPDQGPAHALKDGDPDAFGALIDRITEATIEYLSAQIEAGAEVVKIFDSWAGSLKGDDFTRYAVAPTKRIIAALKARHPGIPVIAFPRQAGDGYKNFARETSADCVALDNSVAPEWAAEHVQRGVCVQGNLAPGHMVTGGQALIDEVRHIREAFANGPHIFNLGHGITPDADPDNVALMLETLRERR from the coding sequence ATGGCCGAGAAACTGCTCATGCGTGCGCTGAAGGGTGAAACGCTCGACGTGCCGCCCGCCTGGATGATGCGCCAGGCCGGACGCTACCTGCCGGAATACAAGGCCACGCGCGCGCAGGCGGGTGATTTCCTGTCGCTCTGCTATACGCCCGAACTCGCCGCCGAGGTGACGTTGCAGCCGATCCGGCGTTTCGGCTTCGATGCCGCGATCCTCTTTGCCGATATCCTGCTGGTACCGCAGGCGCTGGGTGCCGATCTGTGGTTCGTGACGGGGGAGGGGCCACGCCTCTCGACGCTGACCGACCGTGCCGGGATCGACGCGCTGAAGCCAGCCGATACGGTGCACGAGACGTTGAACCCGATCTACGAGACGGTGCGGATCCTGTCGCGCGAATTGCCGGAGGATGTCGCGCTCATCGGCTTTGCGGGCGCGCCCTGGACCGTCGCGACCTACATGGTCGCGGGCCGTGGAACGCCGGATCAGGGGCCGGCCCACGCACTCAAGGATGGCGATCCGGACGCCTTCGGCGCGCTGATCGACCGCATCACCGAGGCGACGATCGAGTATCTGTCCGCGCAGATCGAGGCGGGGGCCGAGGTCGTGAAGATCTTCGACAGCTGGGCGGGATCGCTGAAAGGCGACGATTTCACGCGCTATGCCGTGGCCCCGACCAAGCGGATCATCGCGGCACTGAAGGCGCGTCATCCCGGAATTCCGGTCATCGCCTTTCCCCGGCAGGCAGGTGACGGCTACAAGAATTTCGCGCGTGAAACTTCAGCGGATTGCGTGGCGCTCGACAATTCGGTCGCACCGGAATGGGCGGCAGAGCACGTGCAGCGTGGCGTCTGCGTGCAGGGCAATCTTGCGCCGGGACACATGGTGACGGGCGGGCAGGCGCTGATCGACGAGGTGCGCCATATCCGCGAGGCGTTCGCCAACGGGCCGCATATCTTCAATCTCGGCCACGGTATCACGCCCGATGCCGATCCCGACAACGTGGCGCTGATGCTCGAGACATTGCGCGAGCGGCGCTAG
- a CDS encoding gamma-glutamylcyclotransferase family protein, which produces MAGDGYIGDLVFVYGTLRRGFINNEATLAFRGGAEFIAEGWVPGLLYSTGWYPALIEEGPGSVKGEVWRLTTTGVMAILDDYEGLMDEPAEYERVRREVQTDQGPMEAWLYLYIDRVDPVQLIPSGDWADAFVSPGDVR; this is translated from the coding sequence ATGGCGGGCGACGGGTACATCGGCGATCTGGTCTTCGTCTACGGGACGCTGCGCCGGGGCTTCATCAACAACGAGGCGACACTCGCCTTCCGTGGCGGGGCGGAATTCATCGCCGAGGGCTGGGTGCCGGGGCTTCTCTATTCGACCGGGTGGTATCCCGCGCTGATCGAGGAAGGCCCCGGATCGGTCAAGGGCGAGGTCTGGCGTCTGACCACGACCGGCGTGATGGCGATCCTCGACGATTACGAGGGCCTCATGGACGAACCCGCCGAGTACGAGCGCGTCCGCCGTGAGGTGCAGACCGACCAGGGCCCGATGGAGGCCTGGCTCTATCTCTACATCGATCGGGTCGACCCGGTACAGCTCATCCCGAGCGGCGACTGGGCCGATGCCTTCGTCTCGCCCGGCGACGTGAGATAA
- the hemF gene encoding oxygen-dependent coproporphyrinogen oxidase — MDDAVFRSEKAEAARWFRALRDEIVAAFEALERDHDSGPFAEAPAGRFEVSETRRKSDDGSDAGGGLMSVMRGGRVFEKVGVNVSEVYGTLAPRAQAAMAARKGIPGMEGDPRFWASGISLVAHMQNPHVPAVHMNTRMFWTPHAWWFGGGSDLNPCLDYAEDTAHFHDTLRAHLDPYGTDLYPRLKDWADEYFFIPHRGRARGVGGVFLDDHCTGDWKSDFAMIQDMGRAFLPAFVPLVEKRRGMEFGVPEKDAQLVHRGLYAEYNLVYDRGTKFGLETGHDANAVLMSLPPLAKWV, encoded by the coding sequence ATGGACGACGCCGTGTTCCGATCCGAGAAAGCCGAGGCCGCCAGGTGGTTCAGGGCCCTCCGCGACGAGATCGTCGCGGCGTTCGAGGCGCTGGAGCGTGACCACGATTCGGGCCCCTTCGCGGAAGCTCCGGCTGGCCGCTTCGAGGTGAGCGAAACGCGACGCAAGTCGGACGACGGCTCGGATGCCGGTGGCGGCCTCATGAGCGTGATGCGCGGCGGCCGCGTCTTCGAGAAGGTCGGCGTCAACGTGAGCGAGGTCTACGGAACCCTCGCCCCCCGCGCGCAGGCCGCGATGGCGGCGCGCAAGGGCATTCCCGGCATGGAGGGCGATCCGCGTTTCTGGGCCAGCGGCATCAGTCTGGTGGCGCACATGCAGAACCCGCACGTCCCCGCGGTACACATGAACACCCGGATGTTCTGGACCCCGCATGCCTGGTGGTTCGGCGGCGGATCGGACCTCAATCCCTGTCTCGACTACGCCGAGGATACCGCACATTTCCACGACACGTTGCGCGCCCATCTCGATCCGTACGGGACCGACCTCTATCCCCGGCTCAAGGACTGGGCGGACGAGTATTTCTTCATCCCGCATCGCGGACGCGCGCGCGGTGTGGGCGGCGTGTTCCTCGACGATCACTGCACGGGCGACTGGAAGTCCGATTTCGCCATGATCCAGGACATGGGCCGCGCCTTCCTCCCGGCCTTCGTGCCACTGGTCGAAAAGCGTCGCGGAATGGAGTTCGGGGTACCGGAGAAGGACGCGCAGCTTGTCCATCGCGGCCTCTATGCCGAATACAACCTCGTCTATGACCGTGGCACGAAATTCGGGCTCGAGACCGGGCACGATGCCAATGCGGTTCTGATGAGCCTTCCGCCGCTGGCCAAGTGGGTCTGA
- a CDS encoding excinuclease ABC subunit B translates to MFSKPMMWLLVPLALGACATPREACIRDAQSELRAVTRDISAIETDLARGYRLVRTRETDFRLTTCFRRTREGETFGYPCQKPVTVTNSTPIGIDYSEERSRLSQLKARQSRLLSSTEAGIRQCRAAYPAES, encoded by the coding sequence ATGTTTTCCAAGCCCATGATGTGGCTTCTCGTTCCGCTCGCGCTCGGAGCATGCGCGACCCCGCGCGAGGCTTGTATCCGCGACGCGCAATCCGAGTTGCGCGCGGTCACGCGCGACATCTCCGCAATCGAGACCGACCTCGCCCGTGGATATCGTCTCGTCCGCACGCGCGAGACGGATTTTCGGCTGACGACCTGCTTCAGGCGCACCCGCGAGGGCGAGACGTTCGGCTATCCCTGCCAGAAGCCGGTGACGGTCACGAATTCGACGCCGATCGGTATCGATTATTCAGAAGAGCGGTCGCGGCTGTCGCAACTCAAGGCCCGGCAATCGCGGCTGCTGTCGTCGACGGAGGCCGGAATCCGGCAATGCCGCGCGGCCTATCCGGCGGAGAGCTGA
- a CDS encoding transaldolase family protein: MGLDLYLDTADRTEWDALLPTGLFTGITTNPLLAQRAGLRYPEIDWGTLADHAAGLGAREFHAQVAGPVEGYVDFARTLYRVGKDAGIRTVVKIPLTEDGIRATPAIRDLDGPILMTACYDPKQMFVATALGAEYIAPYFGRMLEAGMPAYDAMSEMRAIGLSAGGKTRVLIASLRNARQMVELAARGQDCFTIAPAVARELLSDDRTLAAAAQFEEAAAS; the protein is encoded by the coding sequence ATGGGCCTCGATCTTTATCTCGATACCGCCGATCGCACCGAATGGGACGCCCTGCTGCCCACCGGTCTCTTCACCGGTATCACCACCAACCCGCTCCTCGCGCAACGCGCGGGGCTGCGCTATCCCGAAATCGACTGGGGTACCCTTGCCGATCATGCGGCAGGTCTCGGCGCAAGGGAGTTTCACGCCCAGGTCGCCGGCCCGGTGGAGGGCTATGTCGACTTCGCCAGGACACTCTATCGCGTCGGAAAGGATGCGGGCATCCGCACCGTGGTCAAGATTCCCCTGACCGAAGACGGCATCCGCGCAACGCCTGCGATCCGCGATCTCGACGGACCGATCCTGATGACCGCCTGCTACGACCCCAAGCAGATGTTCGTCGCGACAGCCCTCGGGGCCGAGTACATCGCACCCTATTTCGGCCGGATGCTCGAGGCGGGAATGCCCGCCTACGACGCGATGTCCGAGATGCGCGCCATCGGCCTCTCCGCAGGCGGCAAGACGCGCGTTCTCATCGCGTCGCTGCGGAATGCACGCCAGATGGTCGAACTCGCGGCCCGCGGGCAGGATTGTTTCACCATCGCGCCCGCAGTGGCGCGCGAGCTTCTCTCGGACGACCGCACACTCGCCGCGGCCGCCCAGTTCGAAGAGGCGGCGGCCAGCTGA
- a CDS encoding carbohydrate kinase produces MAQRPLIAVGGENLIDHVTRDGEVAAHPGGSPFNVAMALGRLGANVAYITPISTDDWGARLADTLEASGVDLRGGRRDEPTTLSRVTVTKGIPSYDFQRDATAERQVTTESLSSALPDEARAVHTGSLTLTDGPDADAWEAFCTTCADRGLVVSLDPNVRLSVIKDRDAYRARILRMAAHAHLVKLSDEDLSGLFPDLDADAAIATISEAAPRTLLVMTRGPKGVSIWQDGARRDLPAPKVTSLVDTVGAGDTFMAATLAGLAREGALSPDAIASLEAAGLDAILTEAMLAAAINCAREGCDPPTRNELDAAMQGAN; encoded by the coding sequence ATGGCCCAGCGCCCGCTCATCGCCGTCGGCGGCGAGAACCTGATCGATCACGTGACCCGCGACGGAGAGGTCGCGGCCCACCCTGGCGGATCGCCATTCAACGTGGCGATGGCCCTTGGCAGGCTCGGTGCGAACGTGGCCTATATCACGCCGATCTCGACCGACGATTGGGGCGCGCGGCTCGCCGACACGCTTGAGGCATCGGGTGTGGACTTGCGGGGCGGACGCAGGGATGAGCCCACGACCTTGTCGCGCGTGACGGTCACGAAGGGCATCCCGAGCTACGATTTCCAGCGCGATGCGACGGCCGAACGTCAGGTCACGACCGAGAGCCTTTCCTCCGCCCTGCCGGACGAGGCACGCGCGGTGCATACCGGATCGCTGACACTGACCGACGGCCCCGATGCCGATGCCTGGGAGGCCTTCTGCACGACCTGCGCCGATCGCGGCCTCGTCGTGTCGCTCGATCCGAACGTGCGCCTGTCGGTTATCAAGGACCGGGACGCCTATCGCGCGCGCATCCTGCGCATGGCCGCGCATGCCCATCTCGTGAAGCTCAGCGACGAGGATCTCTCCGGCCTCTTTCCCGACCTCGATGCGGACGCCGCGATCGCGACGATCTCCGAGGCCGCGCCCCGGACCCTCCTTGTCATGACACGTGGCCCCAAGGGGGTCAGCATCTGGCAGGACGGCGCACGGCGCGACCTTCCCGCGCCGAAAGTCACGTCGCTTGTCGATACGGTCGGCGCGGGCGACACATTCATGGCCGCGACACTCGCAGGTCTCGCGCGCGAGGGCGCGCTTTCTCCCGATGCGATCGCGAGCCTCGAGGCCGCCGGTCTCGATGCAATCCTCACCGAAGCTATGCTCGCGGCCGCCATCAATTGCGCGCGAGAGGGATGCGATCCACCCACGAGAAACGAGCTCGATGCGGCGATGCAGGGGGCGAACTGA
- a CDS encoding SDR family NAD(P)-dependent oxidoreductase, translating to MSFSISGKTAIVTGAANGTGLAVARHFIERGANVMLCDMDEDRLVDEIGELPEDEGGTARYFAGDLREKLTIANLLSATLDAFDRIDILVNASRQMATSDPLDPDDDTVAELLEQNLMTSLRLTQQVTRRMIRQAKEEGRDQGPIGSIINMSSIAAQRTQSNLLAYSVSSAAADQATRSLAVALAPHRIRVNAIACGSVMSGTLKGAIKADADLRAEIIEATPLARIAGASEIAEAVQFLAADGSGFMTGQILTIDGGRTLVDVVETPAH from the coding sequence ATGTCCTTCTCGATTTCCGGCAAGACCGCCATCGTCACGGGGGCGGCCAACGGAACCGGCCTCGCCGTCGCGCGGCACTTCATCGAACGCGGGGCGAACGTCATGCTCTGCGACATGGACGAGGACCGCCTCGTCGACGAGATCGGCGAGCTGCCGGAGGACGAAGGCGGCACGGCGCGCTATTTCGCGGGCGACCTGCGCGAGAAGCTCACGATCGCCAACCTCCTGTCGGCAACGCTCGACGCCTTCGACCGGATCGACATTCTCGTGAACGCTTCGCGGCAGATGGCGACATCAGATCCTCTCGATCCCGATGACGATACGGTGGCCGAGCTGCTCGAGCAGAACCTGATGACATCGCTGCGACTGACGCAGCAGGTCACGCGGCGCATGATCCGCCAGGCCAAGGAGGAAGGTCGCGATCAGGGACCGATCGGGTCGATCATCAACATGAGCTCGATCGCCGCGCAGCGGACGCAATCGAACCTGCTGGCCTATTCGGTCAGTTCGGCTGCCGCCGATCAGGCCACGCGCTCGCTTGCCGTGGCGCTGGCCCCGCATCGCATCCGCGTCAATGCCATTGCCTGCGGCAGCGTGATGAGCGGAACGCTGAAAGGCGCGATCAAGGCCGATGCCGATCTGAGGGCCGAGATCATCGAGGCAACCCCCCTTGCCCGCATCGCCGGCGCGTCGGAAATCGCCGAGGCCGTACAGTTCCTTGCCGCCGACGGGTCGGGCTTCATGACGGGACAGATCCTGACGATCGACGGTGGCCGCACGCTCGTCGACGTGGTCGAGACCCCCGCCCATTGA
- a CDS encoding class I SAM-dependent methyltransferase has protein sequence MLSTRLRLALDEGMIDTPVQILGADGNVDISPLPGPVTLISTVQPDHDRLSRRGLDVATDLRAGMATTIVSLPRERALARDRIARAAATGGRIIVDGQKTDGIDAMLKACRAVGTVGPVISKAHGKIFALEGGEFRDWLAEPARNDDGYWTAPSSFSADGIDPGSAALAGVIDSLAGAVVDLGAGWGYLAGHALRSDAITEIHLVEADLATLDCARRNVEDPRAVFHWADATAFTPPRSARHVICNPPFHKGRAGTPDLGRAFLANAARILEPRGTLWLVANRHLPYESTLNEHFAEVSELPGTNAFKLYRAARPRRAR, from the coding sequence ATGCTGTCCACACGTCTCAGGCTCGCCCTCGATGAGGGAATGATCGACACTCCGGTCCAGATCCTGGGCGCGGATGGCAATGTCGACATCTCCCCCCTGCCCGGCCCGGTCACGCTCATCTCGACGGTCCAACCCGATCACGACAGGCTTTCGCGACGCGGGCTCGATGTCGCGACGGATCTGCGCGCAGGCATGGCGACGACGATTGTCTCGCTGCCGCGCGAACGCGCTCTCGCGCGTGATCGGATCGCGCGGGCGGCCGCGACAGGGGGACGGATCATCGTCGACGGGCAGAAGACCGACGGAATCGATGCGATGCTCAAGGCCTGCCGTGCCGTGGGTACGGTTGGCCCGGTCATCTCCAAGGCTCACGGCAAGATCTTCGCGCTTGAAGGCGGTGAATTCCGCGACTGGTTGGCCGAACCCGCACGGAACGACGACGGGTACTGGACGGCACCAAGCAGCTTTTCCGCGGACGGGATCGACCCCGGATCGGCCGCTCTTGCTGGCGTGATCGATTCGCTCGCCGGTGCGGTCGTCGATCTCGGTGCCGGATGGGGTTATCTCGCGGGTCACGCGCTTCGCAGCGATGCGATCACCGAAATCCATCTGGTCGAGGCCGATCTCGCCACGCTCGATTGCGCGCGGCGCAATGTCGAGGATCCGCGCGCGGTCTTTCACTGGGCCGATGCGACCGCCTTCACGCCGCCCCGATCCGCACGACACGTGATCTGCAACCCGCCCTTCCACAAGGGGCGCGCCGGCACTCCCGATTTGGGTCGTGCCTTCCTTGCCAATGCCGCCCGCATCCTCGAGCCGCGCGGTACGCTCTGGTTGGTCGCCAATCGTCATCTGCCCTACGAATCGACGTTGAACGAGCATTTCGCCGAAGTTTCCGAACTGCCCGGCACCAACGCCTTCAAGCTCTACCGCGCCGCGCGACCGCGCCGCGCAAGATAA
- the clpS gene encoding ATP-dependent Clp protease adapter ClpS — translation MLSSKPTPGDGDTDVVLETKPKTKRPPLYKVMLLNDDYTPMEFVVHVLERFFGLNHAQAFEIMLTVHKKGLAVVGVFSFEVAETKVTQVMDFARRHQHPLQCTMEKE, via the coding sequence ATCCTGTCCAGCAAGCCCACGCCCGGCGACGGTGATACCGACGTCGTGCTGGAGACGAAGCCCAAGACCAAGCGGCCGCCGCTCTACAAGGTGATGCTGCTCAACGACGATTACACCCCGATGGAATTCGTGGTCCACGTGCTCGAACGGTTCTTCGGCCTCAACCACGCGCAGGCCTTCGAGATCATGCTGACGGTCCACAAGAAGGGGCTCGCCGTCGTCGGCGTCTTCTCCTTCGAGGTGGCCGAAACCAAGGTGACGCAGGTCATGGATTTCGCGCGGCGTCATCAGCATCCGCTGCAATGCACGATGGAAAAGGAATAG
- a CDS encoding HAD family hydrolase, with product MTGLQAIGFDADDTLWHCEKFFRLTEGLFADMLRDHAAPEDLGARLIEAERRNLARYGFGVKGFVLSMIETAMDVTADRVPAHVLRRIIEAGHEMLEHPVDLLPHAAQTIEALHGQYALILVTKGDLLDQERKLAASGLGDWFDRIEIVSDKTARVYAGVFADHGGAGAGLMVGNSMKSDVLPMIEAGGHGVFVPCNDTWILEAAEAPEGDARFHEITHLGELPALTVRLSKGRSS from the coding sequence GTGACGGGTCTTCAGGCGATCGGGTTCGATGCGGATGACACGCTCTGGCATTGCGAAAAGTTCTTTCGGCTGACCGAGGGGCTTTTCGCCGATATGCTGCGCGATCATGCCGCGCCCGAGGATCTGGGCGCTCGGCTGATCGAGGCGGAACGGCGCAATCTGGCGCGCTACGGCTTTGGGGTGAAGGGATTCGTCCTGTCGATGATCGAGACCGCGATGGACGTGACCGCGGATCGTGTCCCGGCACATGTCCTTCGCCGCATCATCGAGGCGGGTCACGAAATGCTCGAACATCCGGTCGATCTGCTGCCGCATGCCGCCCAAACGATCGAGGCTTTGCACGGGCAATACGCGCTGATCCTCGTCACGAAGGGCGACCTGCTCGATCAGGAGCGAAAGCTCGCCGCGTCGGGGCTCGGCGATTGGTTCGACCGGATCGAGATCGTGTCGGACAAGACCGCACGCGTCTACGCAGGCGTCTTCGCGGATCACGGCGGTGCGGGGGCGGGCCTGATGGTGGGCAATTCGATGAAGTCCGACGTGTTGCCGATGATCGAAGCGGGCGGTCATGGCGTCTTCGTCCCCTGTAACGATACCTGGATTCTAGAGGCGGCGGAGGCACCCGAGGGCGATGCACGTTTCCACGAGATTACCCATCTTGGTGAGCTCCCGGCCCTCACAGTCAGGCTCTCGAAGGGTCGCTCATCTTGA
- a CDS encoding D-alanyl-D-alanine carboxypeptidase family protein encodes MMIAVTIGGQANAAPYAAMVIDARSGEVLHSRNADTPLHPASLTKMMTLYVVFDAVRRGEIGLDTPVKISKHAASEPPSKLGLRSGQTIALRYLIRAAAVKSANDAATALGEAIEGSEAAFARRMTQTAKAMGMTRTTFKNAHGLTEAGHLSTARDMTTLGRQLFYDFPEYYNLFSRRSTNAGVTTVANTNRRFLAAYNGADGIKTGYTRAAGFNLVASAERGNERIIATMFGGTSTAQRNAKVAELLDMGFSRAPSQVAISRPAAPDFTTGTGASAIMASSLRPHARPALQVAGAIGASETQLAQAVNQAVQQASVPVPVARPDDALEVVTRVSTSGGRHWGINVGKYGSRHQAESVLLKTALVEIGTLDTALRKVVQGSGGYEANFVGMTQDGAALACRRLAARDVECNTLGPTG; translated from the coding sequence ATGATGATCGCGGTAACGATTGGCGGGCAGGCGAATGCCGCACCCTATGCCGCCATGGTGATCGACGCCCGCTCGGGCGAGGTACTCCATTCCCGAAATGCCGATACGCCGCTCCATCCGGCATCACTCACCAAGATGATGACGCTCTATGTCGTATTCGACGCGGTGAGGCGGGGAGAGATCGGGCTCGACACACCGGTCAAGATCTCGAAACATGCGGCGAGCGAGCCGCCTTCCAAGCTTGGGCTGCGTTCAGGGCAGACCATTGCATTGCGCTATCTCATCCGTGCGGCGGCTGTGAAATCGGCCAACGATGCGGCGACAGCGCTCGGCGAGGCGATCGAGGGGTCGGAGGCTGCCTTCGCACGGCGCATGACGCAGACGGCCAAGGCGATGGGCATGACGCGCACGACCTTCAAGAACGCGCATGGCCTGACCGAGGCGGGGCATCTCAGCACTGCGCGGGACATGACGACGCTGGGACGCCAGCTTTTCTACGATTTCCCGGAATACTACAATCTCTTCTCGCGGCGCAGCACGAATGCGGGTGTGACCACGGTCGCCAACACCAACCGCCGCTTCCTTGCGGCCTATAACGGTGCCGACGGGATCAAGACTGGCTACACTCGCGCGGCGGGGTTCAACCTCGTGGCGTCGGCCGAACGCGGCAACGAGCGGATCATCGCGACGATGTTCGGCGGCACCTCGACCGCGCAGCGCAACGCGAAGGTCGCGGAATTGCTCGACATGGGCTTTTCGCGTGCACCCTCGCAAGTGGCGATCAGCCGTCCGGCAGCGCCCGATTTCACGACCGGGACCGGAGCGTCCGCGATCATGGCAAGCTCCCTCAGGCCCCATGCGCGTCCGGCGCTGCAGGTCGCGGGAGCGATCGGGGCGTCCGAAACGCAGCTCGCCCAGGCGGTCAACCAGGCTGTCCAGCAAGCGTCCGTCCCCGTCCCGGTCGCACGTCCCGACGATGCCCTCGAGGTGGTGACGCGGGTTTCGACCTCGGGCGGACGTCACTGGGGGATCAACGTGGGCAAGTACGGCTCTCGCCACCAAGCCGAAAGCGTCCTCCTCAAAACCGCGCTCGTCGAGATCGGTACGCTCGACACCGCGCTCAGGAAGGTCGTTCAGGGCTCCGGTGGATACGAAGCGAACTTCGTCGGCATGACGCAGGACGGTGCCGCGCTTGCCTGTCGCAGGCTCGCCGCGCGCGACGTCGAGTGCAATACGCTCGGGCCGACAGGCTGA
- a CDS encoding metallophosphoesterase family protein has translation MTRIVHLSDLHFGRDQPELETPLIEAVNGLTPDLVAISGDFTQRARVGQYDRARAFLNRIEAPTLSVPGNHDTPLDNLLVRFFQPWKRYRQAIDANLEPSTDLDAARVMGVNTVNRFSWQRGKMSRRTVARVCAAFADAADSLRVVVLHHPLEHGPEVEKRLMRGARSALGRLQECGADIVLSGHLHHTVTAPFERAEGLLFVQAGTGLSNRLRGEANTFNVIEGDRKGLTIRTFAAQDEPAFKPEMEAAFSRRNGIWSAA, from the coding sequence ATGACCCGTATCGTCCACCTCTCGGATCTTCATTTCGGTCGCGACCAGCCCGAGCTCGAAACACCGCTGATCGAAGCAGTGAATGGCCTGACCCCCGATCTCGTGGCGATCTCCGGCGACTTCACCCAGCGGGCGCGGGTCGGCCAGTACGACCGCGCGCGTGCCTTCCTGAACCGTATCGAGGCGCCGACGCTGTCGGTGCCGGGCAACCATGACACGCCGCTCGACAATCTCTTGGTACGTTTCTTCCAACCATGGAAGCGCTATCGTCAGGCGATCGATGCAAACCTTGAGCCGAGTACGGATCTGGACGCTGCGCGCGTCATGGGCGTCAACACCGTCAACCGATTCTCGTGGCAGCGTGGGAAGATGTCACGTCGCACCGTGGCACGTGTCTGCGCAGCATTCGCGGACGCCGCTGACAGCCTGCGGGTCGTCGTGCTTCACCATCCGCTCGAACACGGCCCCGAAGTGGAAAAGCGGCTCATGCGCGGTGCCAGATCCGCGCTGGGGCGGTTGCAGGAATGCGGGGCCGATATCGTCCTGTCGGGCCACCTGCATCACACGGTGACCGCTCCCTTCGAACGCGCCGAAGGCCTCCTGTTCGTACAGGCGGGCACCGGACTGTCGAACCGGCTTCGGGGCGAGGCCAACACCTTCAACGTGATCGAGGGTGACCGGAAGGGGCTGACGATCCGCACATTCGCTGCGCAGGACGAGCCTGCCTTCAAGCCCGAGATGGAAGCAGCCTTCAGCCGCCGGAACGGGATCTGGTCGGCGGCCTGA
- a CDS encoding diacylglycerol/lipid kinase family protein yields the protein MTRSICVIANRKSGRNSRDNKVIEDAIDVFGEGTTRRDWSPENDLSSLIDKAIQDGADLIVAAGGDGTIMAVADAMRGRDVPMAVLPLGTFNFFARGLGLSEEPVEAARQILEGHAHDIRVGEVNGQTFLNNSSLGIYPSILKEREAVYSRWGRRRLAAHWSVVKTMMRFRKPMRLRLEVDGGEPVEHRTAMIFVARSAYQLDYFGLEGSELISEDKFAVLVSKANSRRRLFQLAWRLASGTVREGRDYELLSARDLVATPRRRSTILAFDGEKQRAPGPFRFRMADAPLKIILPAERTE from the coding sequence ATGACCCGCTCCATCTGCGTCATCGCCAACAGGAAATCGGGTCGCAATTCCCGTGACAACAAGGTCATCGAAGATGCCATCGACGTCTTCGGAGAGGGCACCACCCGGCGCGACTGGTCGCCCGAAAACGATCTGTCTTCTCTGATCGACAAGGCGATCCAGGACGGCGCGGATCTGATCGTGGCGGCCGGCGGCGACGGGACGATCATGGCGGTCGCCGATGCGATGCGCGGACGCGATGTGCCCATGGCCGTCTTGCCTCTCGGCACGTTCAACTTCTTCGCACGAGGTCTCGGCCTCAGCGAGGAACCGGTCGAGGCGGCCCGACAGATCCTCGAGGGGCATGCCCACGACATCCGCGTGGGTGAGGTCAACGGCCAGACCTTCCTCAACAATTCGAGCCTCGGCATCTATCCTTCCATCCTGAAGGAGCGCGAGGCGGTCTACAGTCGCTGGGGTCGGCGCAGGCTTGCAGCGCATTGGTCGGTGGTGAAGACCATGATGCGATTCCGCAAACCCATGCGGCTCCGGCTAGAGGTCGATGGCGGCGAGCCCGTCGAACACCGTACCGCGATGATCTTCGTCGCGCGATCTGCCTATCAGCTCGATTATTTCGGGCTCGAAGGGTCAGAGCTGATCTCCGAGGACAAGTTCGCCGTTCTCGTCTCCAAGGCGAACAGCCGAAGACGGCTCTTCCAGCTGGCCTGGCGTCTGGCGAGCGGGACGGTGCGCGAGGGCCGGGACTACGAGCTTCTGAGCGCGCGCGACCTCGTCGCCACACCACGACGACGCAGTACCATCCTCGCCTTCGACGGCGAGAAGCAACGTGCGCCCGGCCCGTTCCGCTTTCGAATGGCGGATGCGCCGCTCAAGATCATCCTTCCAGCCGAAAGAACCGAATGA